Part of the Bicyclus anynana chromosome 3, ilBicAnyn1.1, whole genome shotgun sequence genome is shown below.
acattaaacTCAATTAAACCCTTACGGTTGAATTTTCTCTTAATtagggattttattgaatattggactatatttaaaggtttttaggtataatttatcAAGAATTCTAAAACTGTTAATGAAatattggccagtttttaaattaaattttctacatgattgtgcgaccttttattataagaggtcaaaaAGTTGAATGGTTTAAAATACAGTcaacaacaaattaatttatgctGTACTTCGAAAAAGTCAGGCAATAATTTTTGTTCGTGAAATTTAGTGAAATACTATTCCTGTGATTAGTCTGAGTAGTATCTGTTCGTATagttatagatagataaatagatagacATAGACGACAAGATGGTGGCACTTTTGATTAATTCCGATTCAAACTTAACGTGCGCGCACTGTATTTGTAGCTATGCAGGAATAGGGATGGCAATCATGCGTGTGAGCGCATTTGTCGTAAGAGTATTACCGCTTACCGATTATTGTTGTATGATTTATTATTGGTTActctttggtccagtggttagcataagtgttttcggatcacgaggtcatAGGTTCGAATATAAAAGGAAATTATATATCAGATGAAATAGTGAGTTTTTTTCTTCGAAAATAAAGGAGGTTGGTCTCATTTAACCTAGCAAAACAGAACAGAATCTAAAAAATCTGTAACTTCATGAATGCTTGATGAATAAAAACTGTTTTGCTACTCATCAACTTCCTAATTTATCTTACCGTTTTATGCAGATTAATATGTTTCACTTGACTTTAAAGTTTCCTAAgaacttataattaaataatctttcTCCAATGAATTAGTCTATACATAGATATAAGCTTATCTTCCTTGATCAATGGGCTTCTCAACacaaaaatagttttcaatTCTAAGCAGTTTGTGAGTAGGTAATGCAGCGCTACGAAAGAGCCTAAACGGCCTGGTCGTTGCGCACTCATTTTGAAATTCTATATCTTGAAAACTAAATACCTTATCAAAATTATTCTTTAACTAGTATTTTTTTCAACGCAGAATAcaaaaagttaacatttaaaattgtgAACATTCTACATTTGGGTGCATTTCCATTGTTAAAAACTCTACGAGGATTTGGGTGCAAACTCAGACCAaaagtaattggtctgagggtgcAAAACAAATTCATTATATTCTATGATCATAATAATCAgataatctattttttttataaatttttaataatgttttgtattttattatacttatattgttaaaaattaaaaaaaaaagaagtaataaataaacgagAGATAATCTGTTATCTGTCATAAAGACCTGTAGGATGTTTAATCTGTGGTGCGGTAATTTTCAAATGTCTTTTTTGTGTTGACAGGAGCTTTTCGTGAACGTAAAGCGAAAAGAATCAAGTAAAATGGtataataatctttaaattaCAAGTTAATCTTAGAGtgcaattatttaatttatcatgGGTTACATTTTCACGGTTAATATTACGATATTGTGttacatattttgttacaaactagtgtttttattttcagtcgCTCGTAATACCGGATAAGTTTCAACACATTCTTCGAATTATGAACACAAATATTGATGGCAAACGCAAAGTTATGTTTGCTATGACTGCCATTAAGGGAGTCGGCCGCAGGTACTCCAATATTGTACTAAAGAAAGCCGACATTGACTTGGATAAACGTGCTGGTGAATGCACTGAAGAAGAAGTAAGTGTCTAATGTTTATGGTTAAGAGAAGCTATAATAGATTTTCAGTGTGACCGTGAGTTATATGCGTTTTTAACTATGTTGGTGAGGACTTAGCACCTTAGCCATGTTGTTTTCATGAGGGACTATCTCCTTTTCTGACGAGACTAACGGGTTACATGTGACCAGGTGGTAACATGTAACTCGTTAGTGATCATATTATACATTACAGGCTTTGGCACTTTAAGTTtcatatatagtatatattacATACTGAAACCTTGGTTTGGTATTGCTTGGTTTAAAACCTGCGTACACTAGCCTTGGTTTAAAACCTCAGGCCAAGGCCTTAcaaagaggcatatgtccaacTGTGGACAttcattggctgataatgataaggcTAAAAACGGGTTGGGTCGGGTTCTCTAAGTGAAGAgtcatagttatttttttattgaaattttaatagtgaTTTACTATGAACCTAAAAATaggataatttaaaaacaactaaACTGATCTCTATGtacttactttattatattaacaaattGGAGCAAGTTTTCAGACTTGTTTCATAAAGatcaaacaagaaaaaaaaagttctgcttaaaaatataaatctttccACAAGGACAACGTTGCTGAGGTCTACTatgtattaaatgttttttttattgttaaaaggtTATTAttgctaattataattataattttaccaaATCTACAGTTAGATTAGGTTAGAACATAAAGTCCATAGGTCAGAACATTTACAACATTTAGAATTTGGCTATATAATAGTTAGGAATGGGGTACTTATTGAGttttagtaaaatttatgtGTCATTGGACACCTGCAACTTTGTCCTtgtggaaattgattttattggAGAACTTTGCTCTACACTTAGCTTCCTGTGAAAGTacataaaaatcagttcagcagtttttaaattaaactatttttaagttaatattatggATATATGTAGGGGGTAGGTGAGGGTATCCCTCCCTCTTACCCCCCAAACCCTCTCCCTCCGCGTGCGGAACAATATCAAACCTTAACCTCATTTGCTTTTTAATAGTgcctaaataataaaactgttgGATACTGTGACAAAGTGGTCATTTATCCATTCCATTGATCAATATTGGATGCATCACATTTTTTCTAGTATTCTTTGCATAGAAAGTCTTACAAATGCATCCACTGATCTGCATCTAACAGATTTCatgtaccgtaaaattaaaaatctatttgaTGTCTTGCGTCTGATGTGTACAATGCAGATAAGTAGACATCTAGAGAGTCAAATATCATAGCAATCCATGGGTTCACCGTGAGGGTGCTGGTCCATCGGGTGGGAAAGCGAGAGATTTTAAACTCATTATTTGCTTTAACCTACTTGTTAATTTTCAGCTTAATCCTCACCATAGCCTGTAATATGTGCTAAGTGATatgttcaaattataaaatttgttaCAGGTAGAGAAGATTGTTACAATTATGTCAAACCCAAGGCAATACAAAATCCCTGACTGGTTCCTCAATAGGCAAAAAGATATTGTTGATGGAAAGTACAGCCAACTGACATCCTCAAATCTGGACTCCAAGCTCCGTGAAGATTTAGAGAGGTTGAAGAAGATCCGTGCACACAGAGGAATGCGTCACTACTGGGGTCTCCGTGTACGTGGTCAGCACACCAAGACAACTGGTAGACGTGGAAGAACTGTTGGTGTGTCTAAGAAGAAGTAatctatacaataaataatttttgccaaaattattttttttttacattttattgcccattatttatttactgaccTTATATAACATGTTACAAAAGGTGCACAGTAACAATATTTAGTTTGAATTGAACCTTTCAATTTgaaactatattatatattgtgaAATTTAGAATTAGGCCTTTAATTTTAGAGAGGATTGGATTTCATTAATGGATACATATGAAATCATGATATTTAAACTTAAACTCATAAAATTTAAGCtgcttcaaagcaagagtgaataggtatcttctagGTAAATGCGCTCCAACTTAGTCTGGATTAATGCTTACCAAGCGCtattattgtagtcaagcgctagcctatgttgcataaaaaaattattctcCTTTTTCTCCAAACTAAACATAATATAGTACTTGTAGTTACTACTACTACAGTAGTAGTAGTGTACTTACTATGCCATGGGAGAGTAACATTCTAAAGAACCataatataaaagtgaataaatacaaCCACCAAAAATGGCTATTATAATAGTTAGTATGCCAAAGAAGTAGTGCGAGcagattaccagcaaaatctgtCTATAaattgcttaaagaccttggcctctctagaactgtaGAAAATTCTATATTAGAACCCAAGCtactctaataggatcttaccaaatttggctaggcagagagaagggggagtgttagttaacttgCAAGGATGTCCTTATCCCTATACCCATTGGTTACAAGTCTGGGGCTCTTCTCTGAGTTTTTCTCTGCCACATGATGGAACCAGCAgccgcatggtgaatccatggaatgctaagatatttgtttcTCCTTGAGAAAACTCAGTcactttgattttgtttatatgtattgattaagtTTGAAGTTACTATTGTAgcttattgttatatttaaaaatataacaataagctttatacttttataattactgttgttatatttaaaaagttaagatATAAAATGTACATATTACTTTCAAGCTTTCAAGTTATATAATGATGAGAATTTTCAACTACATCTTTCAATTACAACTAACAACTAAAATGATGTGTGCCTAGTGCCCTAATACACATAAAGTAAGCTGCATAAATGCTAACTTTGTACCACTTTATTTGCTTGTAGTGATATCTACTTGGAAGATATTAATAACTCAGTTATTATTGTTTGACATGGTAGtaacaatgtaataaaaaacaatctTTTTGCTTGTGATGTTTTAtcaatttactaaaaaattgtattatggtaatgtatttatatacagttcttacaaaaacaattatatCTTATTCATATTGTGCAATGATCACCATCATATAAACACCAGCAAGGAGGGCGAGAATTTCTTTAATAGACTGAGAAAGTTTATTTGATCCTTCTAAGAGTTCAGGAATCACAGACACAGTTGCAATGTATATGAAACCTCCAGCTGTGAATGGTAATATGAGGGAAGACACAATACCGTCTCCGGAGCCCTGAAGATAAATAGAAATGACTGTTCCTGAAATAGCCCCAAAAGCTGTCAACAATTGCAACATCATAGCTTTTCTTCGAGAACATCCAGACTGTACAAGTATAGCAAAATCTCCTATTTCATGTGGGATTTCATGTAGCAAAATAGTTACTGTAGTCACCAGTCCTATGCTCTGGCCTGCAATATATGAAGCCCCAATTGCTAATCCATCAGTGAAGTTGTGTGTAAAATCGGCAGCAAGATTCAAATATCCAGcaacttttatttcttcttttttatttttatttgacttcTTGGACTTATCATCAGACTTTTTCTTATCACTGCTATGTGTATGGCCGTGACCCACGTTGAACAGTCTAACAGTCTTCTCTACAGCTAGAAAAGTGATAATTCCTCCCAGGACGCCAAGTCCGACTGACATGTCATGGGGTTCATGCTCGTTTTCACTGTGGGAAtgactgtggctatggctgtGCCCTGTTCCATTATCTTTAGCCATAAGAGCATGCGGTATCAAATGGAGGAATGCATCACCGAGTAATCCACCAGAAGCAAAGGACAACAACACCTTTAGCAGTGGCTGCTTCTCAACTGTACCATCTATCGGTATGTAGAACAATATTAAAAACGGCACAATACTTATGAAAATGGTGGACCCTATAGCTTTTGCATACAAATCATAGTTAGATTCATATTGTTCTTCTCGTTTCtctttgtatttttcatttgcACCTTTACTATATTTAAATGCTGGGGATTCGTCTTCGGCGCCATGAGAGTGAGAATGGGAATGTCCGATTACAGCACATAATGCCCACGCCGCcactaaacaaaatataattcctCTAATCGATTTATTCATAATATCGGCTTATTCTTTAAACAGTCCCAACGACTAGactttattgaatttttaactttatcgTATCATCGACGAAAACAATAGaaatgtacaaaatacaaaagtcAATAAACCGTTCGGCTGCCCGGCATTCACCTTGACGTGACGTGACAAAGTTGACAGAAGCATCGATGAGTTGTCACTTGTCAGCACAGCAAAGTCACTTTTACGAAATTACTTTTTTCATGACAATTTCAGACTAAATAggtaaggacctgcctcgctagacgttacttttctgtcaaagtataagatcaacgatctaatgcgattataaaaactggcagaatcaatgtttcatagttcTAATCAAGTTCGTTGGTTAAAAAGTTCTGTAAAAATGCCTTTTTGTGCAGTGGAATGGTGTCAAAAATCGGCAAAAACTTGTAATTTAGTTTATGatttatataccaaatctaaccTCGTTTTCCTcataaaatgacagacaattttgttcgtgaatttgggtgcaacTCTTcttccttctataattagtctgagatgaCAATACACCTTTGGTCTGAGACCTCAGATCTGAGACCTTCTATTAGACTTGTATCGCATTTAAAttaaccaacaaaattgtcagtCGTTTTTTGTATGAGCACGTTAGAGATCTTAttatagttttgacagaggagtaacctctagcgagggaGGTCCAGTGGATTATTAATTATAGTAttgcttagatacatagataggtGTCAAAGTAGTATTGGTCTGAGTCTGagattataaatgcgaatattaaaaaaattaattgcaatgattcaaatatttgtactataatATTTCAACATTggcattattatcaacccattattGTATGTGCAGGAATACACATATCTTGGACAAGTTGTTACCTCTAAGGACCAAATGGCTAAAGAAATCAGCATTAGAATTGCCATTGGCTGTAAATGATATTGGTTCCTGAAGGAGTTATTGAAATCCAAGGAACTGAGCATAGTAATTAAGAGGAAGGCCTTCAACACGTATATCTTGCCATGCCTAAGATGCGGCTGTGAAACCTGGGCGTTCACCATGGCTCAAAGGGCTAAACTGGCCAGGTGCCAACGATCTATGGAGAGGAGCATGACCGGCCATAAGAAAAAGGATAGGGTAAGAAACACTGACCTTCGAACTAAAACTGGGGTCACCGATGTTTTGTGATGTGAACTCGTGTCGACCAGcaaaagtggcaatggacaggccacatgctAAGGGACAGACTGGTGAAGGTATGGTAGGTAGGCAGAAGGAATCGGGGCAGTTCTACGGGAGAATGACTTACAAAGCTTACAGCAGGACCAAACTGGAGAAGGGTTGCAATAGATAGAGAGCAGTCGAAGTCGAAATAATGGCGCTGCTGTGTCCAACGTTTTTGAGTAAGTAGATTCACTTCAATAAAAGTTTATATTCTTTGATCAATAATACTGTCAATGTCATTTGATAAATCGTCAATGTCTGTGGCTGGCGGCAATGACTTAAACATAATGAATAATGACAATTGCAGCTTCATTTGACGCTATAGTGATCTGATCTGTGATTTTACTTTGACGTTGGTGAATAGCAGCAGGAGCAACAGTAATCAGCAATTTCGATTTCGaggaagaaaataaataaatcgttgtGTTTATTCCTGAAAATTACGTACATATATAAAATCGTGACGTTTTaagcaaagtattttattagttaagtCACTACTCactatgtaatttatttgtatagaacgAACATCCTGTGTTTTTCGACGAGATCAGCTTTTAATATTAACACAGTAAGTTTTCtgctgtattttattttgtatcggaattaaaatgaagtatttactgattgtattaagttataatttaaaaaacaatttaaaatctttgttttgattttttttttgttctccgCATAGCCTCTCAACTTAATAAAAACAGGTCGAGTTTTTATCCACTTTCACTATTGTAGTTTCTGACAACATGGAGAATCCAGAGCATGATCCTGAACGCACTGCGGTGCCTGACCAGGAGCCCCCAGTTTCTTGCTTCCATCCTTCTACTAAAACACATAGATTCATTGGCCTTGTATTAATGTGTTTCCTTTGTTTTGGTAAGTAATCAaagtaaatttcatttattaagtCAACCTTTAGCAACCTACAGTCTTTAACATAATAGAGCAAAACATTAATTTCAAGCTATTAGTATCACTATTATTAGCATATTATAATGAACTACATAGATTAACTGTGTGGGTGGCATAGACAAAAACTGACGACAAGCAGAGCCCTGGACTAGTGACCAATGGGTTTAGAGTTAAGGAtatgacagttaactaacactcccctttctCCTCTTGTGttttccctgcctagccaaatttgctaagatcctactagagcagctcgTGATACCTATATAGAACTTGTAGCAGTTCTAGTGAGGTCAAGCCCAGAAAAGCCAAATCAATTATCAAAATCTATAATTTGACAAAATAACCAACAAAGTTGCAGGCCTTTGTTAGCAATGCTGTGCTATGTCAAAAAACTACCTAAAAAACATTGTTTGTTGAAAAATTGCAGTTCTTTGTTCATAGTCCCCTATTTCAACATTTAGCACTTcagagagccatgatagcccagtgaatatgacatctgccttcaattcagagggcgtaggttcaattCTAATCCAGgccatgcacccccaacttgatagttatgtgtgaagtctgtcaatacCCATTATCATTCACTAGCTAGCCATTGGGCTAGCTAGtgaactaacccctctcattcagagaggagactcgtccttaacagtgagccgaatatgggttgttaatgatgaaatggCATTTCAAAAATGATAGCCTCCCACATGGTTACATATATGTACCTTATTTATAAGTGCTATTACAAAAAACTTCATCTGAAGATATCCTCACATTATCCATAATATCAGTACAGTAGTGTATAGTTGGAAGCAATCTTTATAACATTTCGTAACATCGTGTGTTACTAACaagctgcgcaatacaagattttaggtgtcAGCTGCAGCATAGAGGGGCGGTGACAGGGTCTCAGTCTCCACGCGCTTTCTGCACACCCACCCTCGCCTCACGCGGCTTAACTTTATATATGAACTGTGCATGAAAAC
Proteins encoded:
- the LOC112051106 gene encoding protein catecholamines up — translated: MNKSIRGIIFCLVAAWALCAVIGHSHSHSHGAEDESPAFKYSKGANEKYKEKREEQYESNYDLYAKAIGSTIFISIVPFLILFYIPIDGTVEKQPLLKVLLSFASGGLLGDAFLHLIPHALMAKDNGTGHSHSHSHSHSENEHEPHDMSVGLGVLGGIITFLAVEKTVRLFNVGHGHTHSSDKKKSDDKSKKSNKNKKEEIKVAGYLNLAADFTHNFTDGLAIGASYIAGQSIGLVTTVTILLHEIPHEIGDFAILVQSGCSRRKAMMLQLLTAFGAISGTVISIYLQGSGDGIVSSLILPFTAGGFIYIATVSVIPELLEGSNKLSQSIKEILALLAGVYMMVIIAQYE
- the LOC112051107 gene encoding 40S ribosomal protein S18 — protein: MSLVIPDKFQHILRIMNTNIDGKRKVMFAMTAIKGVGRRYSNIVLKKADIDLDKRAGECTEEEVEKIVTIMSNPRQYKIPDWFLNRQKDIVDGKYSQLTSSNLDSKLREDLERLKKIRAHRGMRHYWGLRVRGQHTKTTGRRGRTVGVSKKK